From one Lotus japonicus ecotype B-129 chromosome 3, LjGifu_v1.2 genomic stretch:
- the LOC130742910 gene encoding uncharacterized protein LOC130742910 — translation MSAMEMLKAMSSKPEKFSGENFYCWQQQMKFWLTELSLFSVISGSKTGKQTTSSSKEVVEIDGTKTPASTKEDAKDDATDKDILCHGRILSALSDNIYKIFCHTKTAVELWEALEKKYGSAEKGLSRYSCEKMIEFHMVDKKSVSDQIHEFENIVYDMKLKGIVLPDVMLVTFMISKLPPSWSDFARSLKHKPEGFTFDELLICLRIEEKHRLSQKNLQTSNFQAKVHMVEGSSKSFSKSFNRHGPNKYKSFKKSAFSKNKDNTPNNNNRPMAKIQGNETFCFICGRANHVAKNCFQRRRQPMSTHKPEANAVSMGATSNSLSDRNQVHEL, via the exons ATGTCTGCTATGGAAATGCTTAAGGCTATGTCTAGCAAACCTGAAAAATTCAGTGGCGAAAATTTCTATTGTTGGCAACAACAAATGAAATTTTGGCTTACTGAGTTGAGTCTGTTCTCTGTGATTTCTGGCTCTAAAACTGGAAAACAAACAACATCATCATCTAAAGAGGTTGTTGAAATTGATGGTACTAAAACCCCTGCTAGTACTAAAGAGGATGCTAAAGATGATGCAACAGATAAAGATATCTTGTGTCATGGTCGTATTTTGAGTGCATTGTCtgataatatttataaaatattttgtcATACTAAAACTGCAGTTGAGTTATGGGAAGCCCTTGAAAAGAAATATGGTTCAGCTGAGAAGGGTTTAAGTCGTTATTCTTGTGAAAAAATGATTGAGTTTCATATGGTTGATAAGAAGTCTGTGTCAGATCAAATCCATGAGTTTGAAAATATTGTCTATGACATGAAACTGAAAGGAATTGTTTTGCCTGATGTCATGCTTGTGACCTTCATGATTTCAAAATTGCCTCCTTCTTGGTCTGATTTCGCTAGAAGTTTGAAACATAAGCCTGAAGGTTTTACTTTTGATGAGTTGCTTATCTGTCTGCGTATTGAGGAAAAACATCGTCTTTCTCAAAAGAATTTGCAAACCTCGAATTTTCAAGCTAAAGTCCATATGGTTGAAGGCTCTAGTAAATCCTTTTCAAAGTCCTTTAATAGGCATGGGCCAAACAAATATAAATCTTTCAAAAAATCAGCTTTCTCTAAAAATAAGGACAATACTCCTAATAACAACAATAGGCCTATGGCTAAAATTCAAGGGAATGAGACCTTTTGCTTTATATGTGGACGAGCGAATCATGTTGCTAAGAACTGTTTTCAACGTCGTCGTCAACCAATGTCTACCCATAAGCCTGAAGCCAATGCTGTCTCCATGGGTGCTACCTCCAATTCCCTATCTGACAG GAATCAAGTACACGAACTGTGA